In Chloroflexota bacterium, the following proteins share a genomic window:
- a CDS encoding sulfite exporter TauE/SafE family protein, whose amino-acid sequence MMEGQNVSLALAFIGGLLSFASPCVLPLVPAYLGYLGGGTVAGVVSDRKAGVLHSLAFVAGFSLVFVALGASVGVISSLLSRYLVWVQRIGGIALIVFGLHTLGLLKIPFLYYDTRAQVQHRGVGYLSSFLMGVFFSAGWAPCVGPILTAILLLASNTQTAGQGAFLLFVYALGLGFPFVLAGLAVGSLTAWIRRMGRYMQWVSWISGVLLILIGAAIFTDSLQLLSAYGSFFNLGIE is encoded by the coding sequence ATGATGGAAGGACAGAACGTGAGCCTGGCCCTGGCCTTTATCGGGGGGCTGCTGTCGTTTGCGTCGCCGTGCGTGCTGCCGCTGGTGCCCGCGTACCTGGGCTACCTGGGGGGCGGCACCGTCGCGGGCGTCGTCAGCGACAGGAAGGCGGGCGTCCTCCATTCGCTGGCGTTCGTCGCGGGGTTCAGCCTGGTGTTCGTGGCGCTCGGCGCGTCGGTCGGGGTCATCAGCAGCCTGTTGAGCCGCTACCTGGTGTGGGTGCAGCGCATCGGCGGCATCGCGCTCATCGTGTTCGGCCTGCACACGCTGGGCCTGCTCAAGATTCCGTTTCTGTACTACGACACGCGCGCGCAGGTGCAGCACAGGGGAGTCGGGTACCTGTCGTCGTTCCTGATGGGAGTTTTCTTCTCGGCGGGGTGGGCGCCGTGCGTGGGCCCTATCCTGACGGCCATCCTCCTGCTGGCCAGCAACACCCAGACGGCGGGCCAGGGTGCGTTCCTGCTCTTTGTGTACGCGCTGGGGCTGGGGTTCCCGTTCGTGTTGGCGGGGCTGGCCGTCGGGAGCCTGACCGCCTGGATTCGGCGCATGGGCCGGTACATGCAGTGGGTGTCGTGGATCAGCGGCGTCTTGCTCATCCTCATCGGCGCGGCGATATTCACGGATTCGCTGCAGCTCCTATCGGCCTACGGCAGTTTCTTCAACCTTGGCATTGAGTGA
- a CDS encoding heme exporter protein CcmB, with the protein MGFLRKVAAVAWKDLRAEWRTREVFSAMFVFALLIIIIFNFALELRAENARVLVPGILWVAFTFSGMLGLNRSFIQEKDRGSLEGLLLCPVDRSAIYLGKMLANSALMALVAVFILPVSFVLFNLSFGALPMIVVVTALGTVGFAGVGTLFSAMAVNTRAREVMLPLLLFPVAVPLIIAAVKLTAGIMDGVPGAELARWWQLLVGFDAIFFTLSFMTFDYVIEE; encoded by the coding sequence ATGGGCTTTTTGCGGAAGGTGGCGGCGGTTGCCTGGAAGGACTTGCGGGCCGAGTGGCGCACCCGCGAGGTCTTCAGCGCCATGTTCGTCTTCGCCCTGCTCATTATCATCATCTTCAACTTCGCGCTGGAACTGCGGGCCGAAAACGCGCGCGTGCTGGTTCCGGGGATTCTGTGGGTGGCCTTCACGTTTTCGGGCATGCTGGGCCTCAACCGCTCGTTCATCCAGGAGAAGGACAGGGGTTCGCTGGAGGGGCTGCTCCTTTGCCCGGTGGACCGCAGCGCGATATACTTGGGCAAGATGCTGGCCAACTCGGCGCTGATGGCGCTGGTGGCGGTGTTCATCCTGCCGGTGTCGTTCGTGCTGTTCAACCTGTCCTTCGGGGCGCTGCCGATGATCGTGGTGGTAACGGCGCTGGGCACGGTGGGGTTCGCGGGCGTGGGGACGCTGTTCTCGGCCATGGCGGTGAACACGCGGGCCAGGGAGGTCATGCTGCCGCTGCTGCTGTTTCCGGTGGCCGTGCCGCTCATCATCGCGGCGGTGAAACTCACGGCGGGCATCATGGACGGCGTGCCAGGGGCCGAACTGGCGCGATGGTGGCAATTGCTCGTGGGGTTTGACGCGATTTTCTTCACCCTGTCGTTTATGACGTTTGACTATGTGATAGAGGAGTGA
- a CDS encoding heme lyase CcmF/NrfE family subunit has translation MTAVTVGQWTLWIALAIALYGMIASILGARQRVPELVESGRNAVIALGALAVISSACLLYLLLTRNFQVAYVYQHVSTYLAVPYVISAFYAGQEGSLLLWLLLLTVAGAIAVLRRQDWNEDLLPYVGAVVAGVAAFFLLLLTTLSNPFKLLPANPGQGIGLNPLLENPGMIYHPPTLFIGYAVYTIPFAYAIAALATGRVGSGWVRGIRLWSLFAWLFLGVGILLGAQWAYVELGWGGYWAWDPVENSSLIPWLVGTAFLHSVMMQERRGMFKRWNIALATLTFALCVFATFVTRSGLIESVHAFGRSPLGYYFLAFLAVVVAVTTALVIWRREELKSKREMESFLSREFSLLVTVLGMVGIGLAVLLGTLYPTIAESLSGRQLSVGPSFYSRVFTPLGAVVIVIIAICPLLAWGKSSPQRVLRAMLWPGVMAAVFGVALALAGIRPLYAVLGFALCVFVFTSVLVEFGRGWLARKRMTGESYPVAFLRLVNKNHRRYGGYLVHLGVVILAAGVIGSSVYKTDTTISLRPGESMQVQGYTLKYAEYTIQPTEAKQRFAVTLDVSKGDRSLGRMTAEKNFHWNVEQWVTEVAIRPGLVEDLYVILSGLEQSGLATLAVQTHPMVTWLWIGGGLVLLGTLWAMWPRSEKKRAAGRAE, from the coding sequence TTGACCGCAGTTACGGTTGGCCAGTGGACTCTTTGGATCGCCCTGGCGATTGCCCTGTACGGGATGATCGCCTCTATTCTTGGAGCGCGCCAGCGGGTGCCCGAACTGGTGGAAAGCGGGCGCAACGCGGTTATTGCCCTCGGCGCGCTCGCCGTGATTTCCTCCGCTTGCCTGCTGTACCTCCTGCTGACCCGCAACTTCCAGGTGGCCTATGTGTACCAGCACGTGAGCACGTACCTGGCTGTGCCCTATGTAATCTCGGCGTTCTACGCCGGGCAGGAAGGCTCGCTCCTGTTGTGGCTTCTCCTGCTGACGGTGGCAGGGGCCATCGCCGTCTTGCGAAGGCAGGATTGGAACGAGGACCTGCTGCCGTATGTGGGCGCGGTGGTGGCCGGGGTGGCGGCCTTTTTCTTGTTGCTCCTCACGACGCTCTCCAATCCGTTCAAACTCCTGCCCGCCAACCCGGGGCAGGGGATCGGCCTCAACCCGCTGCTGGAGAACCCTGGGATGATTTACCACCCGCCGACGCTGTTCATCGGCTACGCGGTGTACACCATCCCCTTCGCCTACGCCATTGCCGCGCTGGCGACGGGGCGCGTTGGCTCCGGCTGGGTGCGGGGCATCCGCCTGTGGAGCCTGTTCGCGTGGCTGTTCCTGGGCGTCGGCATTCTGCTGGGCGCGCAGTGGGCCTACGTGGAACTGGGCTGGGGCGGCTACTGGGCCTGGGATCCGGTGGAGAACTCGTCGCTCATCCCGTGGCTTGTGGGGACGGCCTTCCTGCACTCGGTGATGATGCAGGAGCGGCGCGGGATGTTCAAGCGCTGGAACATCGCGCTGGCCACGTTGACCTTCGCGCTGTGCGTGTTCGCCACATTCGTAACGCGCAGCGGGCTGATTGAGTCGGTGCATGCCTTCGGACGCTCGCCGCTGGGCTACTACTTCCTGGCCTTCCTGGCGGTCGTCGTGGCTGTTACAACGGCCCTGGTCATCTGGCGCAGGGAAGAACTGAAATCCAAGCGCGAGATGGAATCCTTCCTGTCTCGCGAGTTTAGTTTGCTCGTTACGGTTCTCGGCATGGTGGGCATCGGCCTGGCCGTGCTCCTGGGCACGCTTTATCCCACCATCGCCGAGAGCCTGAGCGGGCGACAACTGTCGGTAGGCCCGTCGTTCTACAGCCGCGTGTTCACCCCCCTGGGCGCGGTGGTCATCGTCATCATCGCCATCTGCCCGCTGCTGGCGTGGGGGAAGTCGTCGCCCCAGCGGGTGCTGCGGGCCATGCTGTGGCCGGGCGTCATGGCGGCCGTCTTCGGCGTCGCCCTGGCTTTGGCCGGGATTCGCCCGCTTTACGCCGTGCTCGGCTTCGCGCTGTGCGTGTTCGTGTTCACATCCGTCCTGGTGGAATTTGGGCGCGGGTGGCTCGCCCGCAAGCGCATGACAGGCGAATCGTACCCCGTGGCCTTCCTGCGGCTGGTGAACAAGAACCACCGTCGGTACGGCGGCTACCTGGTGCACCTGGGCGTCGTCATCCTGGCCGCAGGGGTCATCGGCTCGTCGGTGTACAAGACCGATACGACCATTTCGCTGCGCCCAGGCGAGTCCATGCAGGTGCAGGGCTATACCCTGAAGTACGCCGAGTACACCATCCAGCCCACCGAAGCCAAGCAGCGCTTCGCCGTAACACTGGACGTGAGCAAGGGCGACCGTTCGCTGGGCCGCATGACGGCAGAGAAGAACTTCCACTGGAACGTGGAGCAGTGGGTTACAGAGGTCGCCATTCGGCCGGGGCTGGTGGAGGATTTGTACGTGATCCTCTCCGGGCTGGAACAAAGCGGCCTGGCGACACTTGCCGTCCAGACGCATCCGATGGTAACCTGGCTCTGGATCGGCGGCGGCCTGGTGTTGCTGGGCACGCTGTGGGCCATGTGGCCGCGCTCCGAAAAGAAGCGCGCCGCGGGGAGGGCTGAATGA
- a CDS encoding CcmD family protein codes for MTYLIAAYFVFWVLTFALVFGVYRKQKSLQREIEALREEMERRRG; via the coding sequence ATGACCTATCTGATCGCTGCCTATTTCGTGTTCTGGGTGCTGACCTTTGCGCTGGTGTTCGGCGTGTACCGCAAGCAGAAGAGCCTGCAGCGCGAAATTGAGGCGCTGCGCGAGGAGATGGAGCGCCGCAGGGGATAA
- the ccmA gene encoding heme ABC exporter ATP-binding protein CcmA, with product MIQVRGLTKAFGPKKVLRGIDLDVPPGEFLTLVGPNGAGKTTFLRILATLSRATGGDALIGGVSVAEHPAQVRRNIGLVSHRTLLYDDLTAVENLQFYGRMYDVPHLEARIEEVLRQVDLYFRRHDPVRTYSRGMQQRLSIARAILHDPPVMLMDEPYTGLDVQATAMLRTVLQSLAASGRTVVMTTHDLELGLDVADRVAILSGGKIGFQAAARDISIHEFRRVYAEQTAG from the coding sequence ATGATCCAAGTGCGCGGGTTGACCAAGGCCTTCGGGCCGAAAAAGGTGCTGCGGGGGATTGACCTGGACGTGCCCCCCGGCGAGTTCCTGACGTTGGTCGGCCCCAACGGCGCGGGCAAGACGACTTTCCTGCGCATCCTGGCCACCTTGAGCCGCGCCACCGGCGGCGACGCCCTCATCGGTGGCGTGTCCGTGGCCGAGCACCCCGCCCAGGTGCGGCGCAACATCGGGCTTGTGTCCCACCGCACCCTGCTCTACGACGACCTGACGGCGGTGGAGAACTTGCAGTTCTACGGGCGCATGTACGACGTGCCTCATCTGGAGGCGCGCATTGAGGAGGTCCTGCGCCAGGTGGACCTGTACTTCCGCAGGCACGATCCGGTGCGCACCTACTCGCGCGGGATGCAGCAGCGCCTGTCCATCGCCAGGGCCATCCTGCACGACCCGCCGGTGATGCTCATGGACGAGCCGTACACGGGCCTGGACGTGCAGGCCACAGCGATGCTGCGAACGGTGTTGCAGAGTCTGGCGGCCAGCGGGCGTACCGTGGTGATGACGACCCACGATCTGGAACTGGGGCTGGACGTGGCCGATCGGGTGGCCATCCTGTCGGGCGGGAAGATCGGGTTCCAGGCGGCGGCCCGAGACATCAGCATTCACGAGTTTCGGCGCGTGTACGCCGAACAGACGGCGGGGTAG
- a CDS encoding zinc ribbon domain-containing protein — translation MGGYIQKRCLAAVILAVLTLALGVWPASAQGDVRLKSLTVSLWPEYDQEGVLVIYRGVIADDVALPVTLRFQIPKEAGKPAATAGVDATGEFRYRSYQLADAGEFLEVIYTNPYREFQMEYYYNPLVMTDTQRSFAYQFQADYAVDDLTVEVKEPAGAQSLRLTPVATGTGTDFDNLPLQKYALGAFAAGQVFQFTAAYEKTDPRLTSEILGLAPPGTAQFEDVAQPSGSQNVVAYILLGAAGTLLLGAAVYAIAQSRKRPKPAAVRPAQGKPKPRRAAPPRAGATAAGFCHQCGAKLKPGALFCANCGAKVKRR, via the coding sequence ATGGGAGGTTATATCCAGAAGCGCTGTCTCGCGGCGGTCATCCTGGCCGTGCTTACCCTGGCGCTCGGCGTGTGGCCCGCCTCGGCGCAGGGCGATGTTCGCCTGAAGAGCCTGACGGTCTCGCTATGGCCCGAATACGATCAGGAGGGCGTCCTGGTCATCTACCGCGGCGTCATCGCCGACGACGTGGCATTGCCCGTTACGCTGCGCTTTCAGATTCCCAAGGAGGCGGGCAAGCCCGCGGCCACCGCGGGCGTGGACGCCACCGGCGAGTTCCGCTACCGCAGTTACCAACTCGCGGATGCGGGGGAGTTCCTTGAGGTAATCTATACGAACCCGTACCGCGAGTTCCAGATGGAGTACTACTACAACCCGCTGGTGATGACGGACACGCAGCGGTCTTTCGCCTACCAGTTCCAGGCTGACTACGCGGTGGACGACCTGACCGTTGAGGTCAAGGAGCCTGCGGGCGCTCAGAGCCTGCGCCTCACGCCGGTGGCCACCGGCACGGGGACAGACTTTGACAACCTGCCGCTCCAGAAGTACGCGCTGGGGGCATTCGCGGCGGGGCAGGTCTTCCAGTTCACAGCGGCCTACGAGAAGACCGACCCGCGCCTGACATCCGAGATTCTGGGCCTGGCGCCGCCCGGCACCGCGCAATTTGAGGACGTGGCGCAGCCAAGCGGCTCGCAGAACGTGGTGGCCTACATCCTGCTGGGCGCTGCCGGCACGCTCCTGCTGGGCGCGGCGGTGTACGCCATCGCGCAGAGCCGCAAGCGGCCGAAGCCCGCGGCCGTTCGTCCCGCGCAGGGGAAGCCGAAGCCGCGCCGCGCTGCCCCGCCCAGGGCCGGAGCAACCGCGGCGGGTTTCTGCCATCAGTGCGGGGCCAAACTCAAGCCCGGCGCCCTGTTCTGTGCCAACTGCGGCGCAAAGGTGAAACGCAGATAG
- a CDS encoding zinc-ribbon domain-containing protein has translation MMGIALVVLITLAAVAFVAYPLLGGMRRKQIPPIPDLETQAAYADAEEIELDFRTGKLDEAEYQSLTQKATAAADDELERRIQALRKARKRMAKPAAGGKCPRCGAPYDAGDRFCAKCGASLVSARVCPNCGTPYDAGDRFCVKCGKPL, from the coding sequence ATGATGGGGATCGCGCTGGTTGTGCTGATCACGCTGGCGGCGGTTGCCTTCGTCGCCTATCCACTGCTGGGTGGGATGCGTCGCAAGCAGATCCCGCCGATACCCGACCTGGAGACCCAGGCGGCCTACGCCGACGCCGAGGAGATTGAACTGGACTTCCGCACGGGGAAACTGGATGAGGCCGAATACCAGTCGCTCACCCAGAAGGCGACGGCTGCCGCCGACGACGAACTGGAGCGGCGTATCCAGGCGCTGCGGAAGGCCCGCAAGCGGATGGCGAAGCCCGCAGCGGGCGGCAAGTGCCCGCGGTGTGGCGCGCCCTACGATGCGGGCGACCGCTTCTGCGCCAAGTGCGGGGCCAGCCTGGTTTCGGCGCGCGTGTGCCCCAACTGCGGCACGCCCTACGACGCGGGCGACCGCTTCTGCGTCAAGTGCGGCAAGCCGCTGTGA
- a CDS encoding cytochrome c maturation protein CcmE has product MTENRTDISAKPRRSAKQVKFLAGGAVVVLIIAYLIFSSMQGATAAYLTVREVKAAAPSDRLVRVSGTVVGDTIDWDAHNVVLRFELADDTGRLLVVYKGVRPDMLRDGATATAEGKMGPDGTFQATQILLKCPSKYEEKATEQAASR; this is encoded by the coding sequence ATGACAGAGAACCGAACGGACATTTCAGCGAAGCCGAGGCGTTCGGCCAAGCAGGTGAAGTTTTTGGCAGGCGGGGCGGTGGTGGTGTTGATCATCGCCTACCTCATCTTTTCCAGCATGCAGGGCGCGACGGCGGCCTACCTGACGGTGCGAGAGGTCAAGGCGGCTGCCCCATCCGACCGCCTGGTGCGGGTGAGCGGTACCGTCGTGGGCGATACCATTGACTGGGACGCGCACAACGTGGTGCTGCGGTTTGAACTGGCCGACGACACGGGGCGGCTCCTCGTCGTGTACAAGGGCGTGCGCCCCGACATGCTCCGCGATGGGGCCACGGCCACGGCCGAGGGGAAGATGGGGCCTGATGGCACCTTTCAGGCGACCCAGATTCTCCTGAAGTGCCCGTCCAAGTACGAGGAAAAGGCAACCGAGCAGGCCGCGTCCCGATGA
- the ccsA gene encoding cytochrome c biogenesis protein CcsA produces the protein MALHKDAWLWVLGILAFVGILVAGYLALVYAPPAEGFVGQAEPAQRIFYFHVPAAWTGFLAFFVTFVASIAYLWKGGRKWDIVAACSAEIGLVFTTMVVVTGPIWAKPTWGVWWTWSDPKLVTAAILWLIYFGYIMLRRMVEDDARRARFSAVLGIIGFVDVPIVFGAARWWGQSVAHPIVVSGGGFDVAPKMLTALMFSLAVFTIMYVVILTLRVRAERLADELDALKAQE, from the coding sequence ATGGCGCTACATAAGGACGCCTGGCTGTGGGTTTTGGGCATTCTGGCCTTCGTGGGCATTCTGGTTGCGGGCTATCTGGCGCTCGTCTACGCGCCGCCGGCCGAGGGGTTCGTCGGGCAGGCGGAACCGGCCCAGCGGATTTTCTACTTTCACGTGCCCGCCGCCTGGACGGGCTTCCTGGCCTTTTTCGTAACTTTCGTGGCCAGCATCGCCTACTTGTGGAAGGGCGGCAGGAAGTGGGACATCGTCGCGGCGTGCTCGGCGGAAATCGGCCTGGTGTTCACGACGATGGTGGTCGTTACCGGCCCCATCTGGGCCAAGCCGACATGGGGCGTCTGGTGGACCTGGTCCGACCCCAAGTTGGTTACCGCCGCCATCCTTTGGCTCATCTACTTCGGCTACATCATGCTGCGGCGGATGGTGGAGGACGACGCGCGCCGTGCCAGGTTCTCGGCGGTGCTGGGCATCATCGGGTTCGTGGATGTGCCCATCGTGTTCGGCGCGGCGCGGTGGTGGGGGCAGAGCGTGGCGCACCCCATCGTGGTGAGCGGCGGCGGGTTTGACGTGGCGCCGAAGATGCTTACCGCCCTGATGTTCAGCCTGGCCGTGTTCACGATCATGTACGTGGTCATCCTAACGCTGCGGGTGCGGGCCGAGCGCCTGGCCGACGAATTGGACGCGCTCAAGGCGCAGGAGTAG